A genomic segment from Corythoichthys intestinalis isolate RoL2023-P3 chromosome 2, ASM3026506v1, whole genome shotgun sequence encodes:
- the nab1b gene encoding NGFI-A-binding protein 1b produces MAAVLPRTLGELQLYRILQRANLLYYYEAFIQQGGDDVQQLCEAGEEEFLEIMALVGMASKPLHVRRLQKALRDWVTNPAIFNQPLTSLPVCSIPVYKLPEGSPTLLGSQDRANTSSVKIPKSVATCSDTGKLDVTRDKVSVSSPLPGNAESRFWSGHSNDSEHSLSPTDLGSPSSPRDVMEALDVAAVQSVLECVDRMAPGLAKVDIADVKEQLKSNKKLAKMIGHIFELSDDDPRREEEIRKYSAIYGRFDSKRRDGKHLTLHELTVNEAAAQLCMRDMALLTRRDELFGLARQISREVTYKYTYRTSKSRCGDRDEPSPKRIKTEENFFDIQEALQAIHMRQEMLREQLACAKSKGDESIGRNLQMQLERLLARQMEILQDAAVQERLQALDWRIPAAALKYLTNAQNTNGAASDSSKENQDERPVNLRVVSQTMQEGDLPLGKQLANELKRHHNNNSSTDETKTPATENGMSQRAAGNTDKKIIKSEPEDST; encoded by the exons ATGGCGGCAGTGTTGCCGAGGACGCTGGGCGAGCTTCAGCTGTACCGGATCCTCCAGCGAGCCAACCTGCTCTACTACTACGAAGCTTTCATCCAGCAGGGTGGCGATGACGTGCAGCAGCTATGCGAAGCCGGTGAGGAGGAGTTCCTTGAAATCATGGCGCTGGTCGGTATGGCCAGCAAGCCACTCCACGTTAGGCGCCTGCAGAAGGCCTTGCGCGACTGGGTAACCAACCCAGCCATCTTCAACCAGCCTCTCACCTCGCTCCCGGTGTGCAGCATTCCTGTATACAAGCTGCCTGAAGGTTCTCCCACACTGCTGGGTTCCCAGGACCGAGCCAACACATCCAGTGTCAAGATTCCCAAATCAGTCGCCACCTGCTCAGACACAGGAAAACTGGATGTGACTCGGGACAAAGTATCTGTAAGCTCACCTCTTCCTGGAAACGCCGAATCTCGGTTCTGGTCAGGACATAGCAACGATAGCGAGCATAGCCTGTCACCAACCGACCTAGGTTCCCCATCTTCTCCAAGAGACGTAATGGAAGCTCTGGATGTGGCTGCGGTGCAGTCGGTGCTGGAGTGTGTGGACAGGATGGCGCCAGGGCTTGCCAAGGTGGACATTGCTGATGTTAAAGAGCAACTCAAGAGCAACAAGAAACTAGCCAAGATGATCGGACACATCTTTGAGCTAAGCGACGATGACCCGCGTAGGGAGGAGGAGATCCGCAAGTACAGTGCCATTTACGGACGCTTCGACTCCAAAAGAAGGGATGGAAAACATCTGACGCTTCATGAG CTGACAGTGAACGAGGCTGCAGCGCAGCTCTGCATGAGGGACATGGCTCTGCTCACACGCAGAGACGAGCTGTTTGGGCTCGCCCGACAGATCTCAAGAGAGGTCACTTACAAATACACCTACCGCACTAGCAA ATCTCGCTGTGGGGACCGTGATGAGCCATCTCCAAAAAGGATTAAAACTGAG GAGAACTTCTTCGACATCCAGGAAGCACTTCAGGCCATCCACATGAGGCAGGAAATGCTGAGGGAGCAGCTGGCCTGCGCCAAGTCTAAAGGAGATGAAAGCATTGGAAGGAATCTGCAG ATGCAGCTAGAGCGTCTGCTGGCGAGACAGATGGAAATCCTCCAGGACGCCGCAGTCCAGGAGCGACTGCAGGCTCTGGATTGGAGGATTCCCGCTGCTGCCTTGAAGTACCTCACCAACGCCCAGAATACCAACGGGGCTGCCAGTGACTCCAGCAAGGAGAATCAAG ATGAGCGACCTGTAAACTTGCGCGTCGTGAGCCAAACCATGCAGGAAGGTGACCTTCCGTTAGGTAAACAGCTTGCCAATGAGCTGAAACGTcaccacaacaacaacagcagcacAGACGAGaccaaaacaccagcaacag AAAATGGGATGTCACAGCGAGCAGCCGGCAACACAGACAAAAAGATCATCAAATCAGAACCTGAGGACTCAACATAG